Proteins encoded within one genomic window of Acidiferrobacter thiooxydans:
- a CDS encoding sigma-54 interaction domain-containing protein, which yields MSKLSASRVHESVQSLIDMHEHPAVLIDRAYRIVAANRAYRTTYGVKSEQLIGRHCYEISHHRDSPCHLHGEDCPHQQVFARGEIQRVVHTHFDGKGRPEYVGIKGHPVVLPDGEIYLGESIQRLAPPEAMNCEEMRMVGRSRPLLHAIDQLSQAAASPAPVLLAGESGVGKELAARYLHDHSPRRGGPFVAIDCTTLPESLFESEMFGHEAGAFTGCVGRKAGLFEDARNGTLFLDEIGEIPLAMQAKLLRVLESGTFRRVGGREALHADIRLVAATNRDLRNAVATGRFREDLYYRIACITIALPSLRERRADIPLLVEALLARINAANGRHARLSEAAWTRLMRHDFPGNVRELRNVLQRAVALCHGQIIEPGDLGLEEADADTGAPVAPNWGGLEREQLEALAERYHGKRRAMADALGISERTLYRRLRRHGFAAPRTGT from the coding sequence ATGTCAAAGCTGTCAGCCTCCCGCGTCCACGAATCCGTGCAGTCCCTGATCGACATGCACGAACACCCGGCCGTACTCATCGACCGCGCCTACCGTATCGTCGCCGCCAACCGCGCCTACCGCACGACCTATGGGGTGAAGAGCGAGCAACTGATCGGCCGCCATTGCTATGAGATCTCACATCATCGCGACTCACCCTGCCATCTGCATGGTGAGGATTGCCCCCATCAACAGGTATTTGCGCGCGGCGAGATCCAACGCGTCGTGCACACCCACTTCGATGGCAAGGGCCGCCCCGAATATGTCGGGATCAAGGGGCATCCGGTGGTACTCCCGGACGGCGAGATCTACCTGGGGGAATCGATCCAGAGGCTCGCTCCGCCAGAGGCCATGAACTGCGAGGAGATGCGCATGGTGGGGCGTTCGCGTCCCTTGCTGCATGCGATCGATCAATTGAGCCAGGCCGCGGCCAGCCCGGCACCGGTCCTGCTCGCCGGGGAGAGCGGGGTCGGCAAGGAACTCGCCGCCCGCTACCTGCATGACCACAGCCCACGCCGGGGCGGCCCATTCGTGGCCATCGACTGCACGACGCTCCCCGAAAGCCTGTTCGAGAGCGAGATGTTCGGACACGAAGCCGGCGCGTTCACGGGTTGCGTAGGGCGTAAGGCCGGGCTCTTCGAGGATGCGCGAAACGGCACGCTGTTCTTAGACGAGATCGGCGAGATCCCGCTTGCCATGCAAGCCAAGCTGCTGCGGGTCCTGGAGAGCGGGACATTCCGGCGCGTCGGGGGACGCGAGGCGCTGCATGCCGATATCCGGCTCGTGGCGGCCACCAACAGGGACCTCAGGAACGCCGTTGCTACCGGCCGGTTCCGCGAAGACCTCTATTACCGTATCGCGTGCATCACCATCGCCCTGCCGTCGCTGCGCGAACGCCGCGCGGATATCCCGCTGCTGGTCGAGGCCCTGCTCGCGCGCATCAATGCCGCCAACGGCCGTCACGCGCGATTGAGCGAGGCGGCCTGGACGCGCCTCATGCGGCACGACTTCCCGGGCAATGTTCGCGAGTTGCGCAACGTCCTCCAGCGCGCGGTCGCGCTCTGCCATGGGCAGATCATAGAGCCCGGGGACCTCGGTCTCGAGGAGGCGGACGCCGATACCGGCGCGCCAGTGGCCCCCAACTGGGGGGGTCTGGAGCGCGAACAGCTCGAGGCCCTCGCCGAACGCTACCATGGCAAGCGCCGGGCGATGGCCGATGCCTTAGGCATAAGCGAACGCACGCTCTACCGGCGCCTGCGCCGGCATGGCTTTGCGGCCCCACGAACGGGGACATGA
- a CDS encoding DinB family protein: MTELERFRSLFNQQVLHTFDYLRTVGEPQWQGIPSDSEALYLGSRINKITIAALSRHLATAESHWISQLPSLPANGTMPMPEKDPVVEAVKTVPSFIDVYEKRHQKNMERLAMLGAADLDKRLVFAGRHYTGMGLLWSILGHHAYHLGQMDLLMRQQGVEAPEYMEWREKERVVG; encoded by the coding sequence ATGACGGAACTGGAACGTTTTCGGTCGCTGTTCAATCAACAGGTTCTGCACACCTTCGACTATCTCCGCACCGTGGGCGAGCCCCAATGGCAGGGGATCCCGAGTGATTCGGAGGCCCTCTATCTTGGGTCACGCATCAACAAGATCACCATCGCCGCGCTGTCGCGCCACCTGGCGACGGCCGAGTCGCACTGGATCAGTCAGCTGCCCTCGCTCCCCGCGAACGGGACCATGCCGATGCCGGAAAAAGACCCGGTGGTCGAGGCGGTGAAGACCGTCCCGAGCTTCATCGATGTCTATGAGAAACGCCACCAAAAGAACATGGAACGACTCGCGATGCTCGGCGCCGCCGATCTCGACAAGCGGCTCGTGTTCGCCGGCCGCCACTACACAGGAATGGGTCTCCTGTGGTCCATTCTCGGTCACCACGCCTACCATCTCGGTCAAATGGATCTCCTGATGCGTCAACAGGGCGTGGAGGCGCCGGAATACATGGAGTGGCGGGAAAAGGAGCGGGTCGTGGGCTAA
- a CDS encoding N-6 DNA methylase: MDDSRAATVLNTGSVTRGPGSTNEDEERNICKRFVDRGLADGVMLLPENLFYNTTAASVIAVLSRRKPAARNERIMLLNASK, from the coding sequence GTGGACGACAGCCGCGCCGCCACCGTGCTCAACACGGGCAGCGTGACGCGCGGCCCGGGCTCGACGAACGAGGACGAGGAGCGCAACATCTGCAAGCGGTTCGTCGATCGCGGCCTGGCCGACGGCGTCATGCTACTGCCGGAGAACCTCTTCTACAACACTACGGCCGCCAGCGTCATCGCCGTGCTCTCCAGGCGCAAGCCCGCCGCCCGCAACGAGCGGATCATGCTTCTCAACGCCAGCAAGTGA
- a CDS encoding transposase, whose protein sequence is MERVRTVSLKGLSRRQASIVSEGQREAARVWTACRDRHRKARQERTPWPTRDEYHKATPGGRFAPHSQSIQQVFRAFDAAVDSAGKNRRNGGQEIRYPYKDKRFYPLMWSAQAMHREARRMVLPMGRGRPSLVFPRPVWLSRKCACQMVWNGVHNELPISLEEPDSHTPDWGTTEKHATVDLGQIHQAAVVTNTGEALVVSGRGIRSLKHQQSKQLGEIASQRSRCQKGSRRWRKLGRTRAKRTLRCKRQVRGLRHKGTRQVGDFCKGRGIEALFVGDGVPPLRPPLQPAPEPAGVRPRTSMTCNRSPNKTASCLVGRMTHASPGMSVVHPAGMATRRGGMATRRGGVLYTATVTSPKGGTRGARPVALKAAGMSSAGSTCTRRRLVKWCRFRSASRITVQDLCGLGGVVARARATASCTTTRKRSNREWIAKPQKGRRRTSISSFVPVACAHPGSR, encoded by the coding sequence ATGGAACGTGTGCGCACCGTCTCGCTCAAGGGCCTTTCCAGGCGCCAAGCATCCATCGTTAGCGAGGGCCAGAGGGAAGCGGCGCGGGTCTGGACCGCATGCCGGGACAGGCACCGCAAGGCGCGCCAGGAACGCACGCCCTGGCCTACACGCGATGAATATCACAAGGCCACTCCCGGTGGGCGCTTCGCCCCGCACTCGCAAAGCATCCAGCAGGTCTTTCGCGCCTTCGATGCCGCCGTGGATTCGGCGGGGAAAAACCGCCGCAATGGCGGCCAGGAGATCCGCTATCCCTACAAGGACAAGCGCTTCTATCCGTTGATGTGGTCAGCCCAAGCCATGCACCGGGAAGCAAGACGCATGGTGCTACCCATGGGGCGGGGCCGCCCGTCCTTGGTGTTCCCGCGACCCGTATGGCTCTCGAGAAAGTGCGCCTGCCAGATGGTCTGGAACGGGGTGCATAACGAACTCCCTATCAGCCTGGAAGAACCGGATTCGCACACCCCTGATTGGGGCACTACGGAAAAGCATGCCACCGTGGATCTCGGTCAGATCCATCAGGCCGCCGTGGTGACCAATACCGGCGAGGCCCTGGTCGTCTCCGGACGCGGGATCCGCTCCCTGAAGCATCAACAGAGTAAACAGTTAGGTGAAATCGCCAGCCAACGCTCCCGCTGCCAAAAGGGCTCCCGGCGCTGGCGCAAGCTCGGGCGGACCCGGGCAAAGCGCACCTTGCGATGTAAGCGCCAGGTGCGCGGCCTACGCCACAAGGGCACCCGCCAGGTGGGGGATTTCTGTAAGGGGCGCGGCATCGAGGCCCTTTTTGTCGGCGATGGCGTGCCACCGCTGCGGCCGCCCCTACAACCTGCGCCTGAGCCAGCGGGAGTACGGCCAAGGACATCGATGACCTGCAACAGAAGTCCGAACAAGACCGCATCGTGCCTTGTGGGCCGCATGACCCATGCGTCACCGGGGATGAGCGTGGTACATCCAGCCGGCATGGCCACCCGCAGGGGGGGCATGGCCACCCGCAGAGGTGGTGTCCTGTATACGGCCACCGTCACAAGCCCCAAGGGCGGAACTCGCGGTGCCAGGCCTGTGGCCTTGAAGGCCGCCGGGATGTCGTCGGCGGGGTCGACATGTACCCGCCGGCGTTTGGTCAAGTGGTGCCGTTTCCGAAGCGCATCACGTATCACCGTCCAGGACCTTTGCGGTCTTGGCGGTGTAGTCGCCCGGGCACGGGCCACCGCTTCTTGCACTACTACCCGCAAACGCAGCAATCGCGAATGGATAGCGAAGCCCCAAAAGGGACGCAGAAGAACATCAATATCCAGTTTTGTCCCCGTGGCCTGTGCCCATCCCGGCTCTCGATGA
- a CDS encoding restriction endonuclease subunit S: MPIPALDEQRDIVAILDAIDRKIDLHRKKRVTLEELFKTLLHKLMTGEIRVDDLDLSALDPPRMALAAP; this comes from the coding sequence GTGCCCATCCCGGCTCTCGATGAACAACGCGACATCGTCGCCATCCTCGACGCCATCGACCGCAAGATCGACCTGCATCGCAAGAAGCGGGTGACGCTGGAGGAACTGTTCAAGACCTTGTTGCACAAGCTGATGACGGGCGAGATCCGGGTGGACGACCTCGACCTGTCGGCCCTCGATCCGCCGAGGATGGCGCTGGCGGCGCCTTGA
- a CDS encoding NYN domain-containing protein, translating into MTAVMVDVGFYLTQAQRIFGRQHPEEAAKRLHQFALDHLNDDKRRRVARLYRIFVYDAPPAAWKGHTPIGKNAIDLGESATAKWRNTFHETLRGLRKVALRLGEIPTSQVRWQLKPEILKDLTNGRKRWEQLTDDDFRLDLRQKGVDMRLGLDIASLAYQRNVNQIVLISGDADFVPAAKLARRSGIDFILDPMWATIRPALFEHIDGLRSVCPKPGTKPASGIEGSATP; encoded by the coding sequence ATGACCGCCGTCATGGTCGATGTCGGCTTCTACCTGACTCAGGCCCAGCGTATCTTCGGCCGGCAACATCCCGAAGAGGCAGCCAAAAGGCTCCATCAGTTCGCGCTCGATCACCTGAACGACGACAAGAGGCGGCGCGTCGCTCGGCTCTACCGCATTTTCGTCTATGACGCGCCGCCCGCCGCCTGGAAAGGGCATACCCCAATCGGAAAGAACGCCATCGACCTTGGAGAATCCGCGACGGCGAAGTGGCGCAATACGTTCCACGAAACCCTCCGCGGCCTGCGCAAGGTGGCGCTGCGCCTGGGCGAGATACCGACAAGCCAGGTTCGTTGGCAACTCAAGCCGGAGATCTTGAAGGATCTGACCAACGGACGAAAGCGCTGGGAGCAACTCACCGACGATGACTTCCGGCTGGATCTGCGCCAGAAGGGTGTGGACATGCGCCTGGGGCTCGACATCGCCTCCTTGGCGTACCAGCGGAACGTCAACCAGATCGTATTGATCTCCGGCGATGCGGATTTCGTACCCGCAGCCAAGCTCGCCCGCCGCTCGGGCATCGATTTCATCCTTGATCCCATGTGGGCCACGATCCGGCCCGCCCTGTTCGAACATATCGACGGTCTGCGCAGTGTATGCCCAAAGCCGGGCACCAAACCGGCCTCGGGCATCGAGGGATCCGCCACGCCATGA
- a CDS encoding YgjP-like metallopeptidase domain-containing protein, translating into MTTLKTSEAASVQFPMVKHAGEIGWEPLTPFEALTLRADESSSLFRVVLERKILEFNPRVSKDAARSIVETFLVGKDERFQDYVIVHELLHLRFSTHGRMFKALMSACKEAASIAVTLPKLSTTRHHVCSWTIRFPKTYRSSKPTGSATAASRWTKNI; encoded by the coding sequence ATGACCACCCTCAAAACCAGCGAGGCCGCGAGCGTGCAGTTCCCCATGGTCAAGCATGCCGGGGAGATCGGCTGGGAACCGCTCACGCCCTTCGAGGCACTGACGCTGCGGGCCGACGAATCCTCCAGCCTGTTCCGTGTCGTACTGGAGCGGAAGATCCTCGAATTCAACCCGCGAGTCTCAAAGGACGCGGCGCGCTCCATCGTCGAGACATTTCTCGTCGGCAAGGATGAGCGCTTCCAAGATTACGTCATCGTGCACGAGCTTCTGCATTTGCGCTTCTCAACCCACGGGAGGATGTTCAAGGCGCTGATGAGCGCCTGCAAGGAAGCTGCATCTATTGCGGTGACCCTCCCGAAACTGTCGACCACGCGTCATCACGTGTGTTCCTGGACGATCCGCTTCCCAAAAACGTACCGGTCGTCGAAGCCTACCGGGAGCGCAACGGCGGCTTCTCGTTGGACGAAGAATATCTGA
- a CDS encoding 5-(carboxyamino)imidazole ribonucleotide synthase, with product MIVGIIGGGQLAQMLAMAGQPLGIRCLFLDPAPDACARTAGELLCGDYGDARLLDELARRATVVTYEFENVPEASLRRLASRVRVHPHPGALALARDRWHEKRLFADLGLSTPPFVAVDTRADLDRALAVTGWPAVLKTRTMGYDGKGQRVLRTPGDVDAAFAALSGTPLILEGFVAFDREVSLVAVRSADGDARFYPLTENVHRNGVLVQSRARPGDPMASRAEGYVGRLLAHLDYVGVLAVEFFQKGDMLLANEMAPRVHNSGHWTLEGAETSQFENHMRAVLGLPLGATHGLAPSGMVNFVGYLPEASAVLAVPGTHLHVYGKAARPGRKLGHATVRAPREGDVLDALARLRMLADAGGAG from the coding sequence ATGATCGTCGGCATTATCGGGGGGGGCCAACTGGCGCAGATGCTGGCCATGGCCGGTCAGCCGCTCGGTATCCGTTGCCTCTTCCTGGATCCCGCCCCGGATGCCTGCGCGCGCACCGCCGGAGAGCTGCTGTGCGGCGATTACGGCGATGCGCGCCTATTAGACGAGCTGGCCCGCCGGGCCACGGTCGTGACCTATGAATTCGAGAACGTGCCCGAGGCGAGCCTGCGCCGCTTGGCCTCCCGGGTCCGCGTGCATCCGCACCCCGGGGCGCTCGCCCTGGCGCGCGACCGCTGGCATGAGAAGCGCCTGTTTGCCGATCTCGGCCTATCGACACCGCCGTTCGTGGCCGTCGACACGCGCGCGGACCTGGATCGGGCGCTCGCCGTTACCGGTTGGCCGGCGGTCTTAAAGACCCGCACCATGGGCTACGACGGCAAGGGTCAGCGGGTACTGCGCACTCCCGGCGACGTCGATGCCGCGTTCGCCGCGTTGTCCGGCACGCCATTGATCCTGGAGGGTTTCGTGGCCTTCGATCGCGAGGTCTCTCTGGTCGCCGTGCGCAGCGCCGACGGCGATGCGCGCTTCTATCCGCTGACCGAGAATGTCCATAGAAACGGCGTTCTCGTGCAATCGCGGGCACGCCCCGGGGACCCGATGGCATCGCGCGCCGAGGGCTACGTCGGCCGGCTCCTTGCGCATCTCGACTATGTGGGGGTGCTGGCCGTGGAGTTCTTTCAGAAGGGCGACATGTTGCTCGCCAACGAGATGGCGCCGCGGGTGCACAATTCCGGCCACTGGACCCTGGAGGGGGCCGAGACCAGTCAGTTCGAGAATCATATGCGCGCCGTGCTCGGTCTGCCGCTTGGCGCGACGCATGGGTTGGCGCCGTCGGGCATGGTCAATTTCGTGGGTTATCTGCCCGAGGCATCGGCGGTGCTCGCTGTACCGGGCACCCACCTCCACGTCTATGGAAAGGCCGCGCGACCCGGCCGCAAGCTCGGCCATGCCACGGTACGTGCCCCTCGCGAGGGCGACGTCCTCGATGCCCTGGCCCGCCTGCGCATGCTCGCCGATGCCGGCGGCGCGGGTTAA
- the purE gene encoding 5-(carboxyamino)imidazole ribonucleotide mutase — translation MAARVGIIMGSRSDWDTMQHGAQALTDLGIAHEVQVVSAHRTPDLLFHYAAQAEGRGLRVLIAGAGGAAHLPGMVAAKTMLPVLGVPVQSQALNGLDSLLSIVQMPAGVPVATFAIGKAGAINAALFAAALLAAYDSAIREALAAFRARQTEAVLAHGDPRIP, via the coding sequence ATGGCGGCACGAGTGGGTATCATCATGGGGTCGCGTTCCGATTGGGACACGATGCAGCATGGCGCGCAGGCGCTGACTGATCTCGGTATCGCCCATGAGGTCCAGGTCGTCTCGGCGCATCGCACCCCCGATTTGCTGTTCCATTATGCCGCGCAGGCCGAGGGGCGCGGGCTGCGCGTCCTCATCGCCGGGGCGGGGGGCGCCGCCCATCTGCCGGGTATGGTGGCCGCGAAGACTATGCTCCCGGTGCTGGGGGTGCCCGTGCAGTCTCAGGCCTTGAACGGGCTTGATTCCCTGTTGTCCATCGTCCAGATGCCGGCCGGCGTTCCGGTCGCCACCTTTGCCATCGGCAAGGCCGGGGCGATCAATGCGGCGTTGTTCGCAGCCGCGCTGCTGGCCGCATACGATAGCGCGATCCGCGAGGCGCTAGCGGCCTTTCGGGCCCGGCAGACCGAGGCCGTTCTTGCCCATGGAGACCCGCGCATCCCATGA
- a CDS encoding DEAD/DEAH box helicase, with protein sequence MKTQDRKARARPKRRAPPKISHTHKPADLAPVDWQRALRRQFGREQAFHWKNIGDEAIFSDFQVSNPASRSRYRVTIRGLQPGDNRCSCPDFATNELGTCKHIEFVLAKLLKKRGAKAAFARGYQPVFSELVLHNDGRRSVRFRPGSACPAALRKAAARLFAQPRGDLHPDRVDDLESFMNAAAKAGHELRVPGEVLDFVAGWRDAAHRARTLDRLFPRGAADWGRARLTKLALYPYQVEGALFAARAGRALIGDEMGLGKTAQAIAAAEILARHFGVSRVLVVCPTSLKYQWQGEFLRFAGRKARVIAGGRAQRQKDYARDDFCKITNYEKLDPDLDLITGWAPELVIVDEAQRIKNWNTIAARALKRIDSPYAVVLTGTPLENKLEELISIVQYVDQHRLGPTWRLLHEHQVRDEAGRVIGYAGLDTIGKTLAPIMIRRRKAEVLRQLPERTDSTILVPMTEAQMRYHEDNADIVARIVQRWRKTRFLSDTDQRRLTCALQNMRMACNSTYLLDQESDHGVKADEVAALVDDLAAQDAKAVIFSQWTRSHDIVIRRLKARGLGYVSFHGGVPSEKRPALVQRFRDDADCRVFLSTDAGSTGLNLQHATTLINMDLPWNPAILEQRIARIHRMGQKRPVRIVNLVAKGTIEEGMLGVLAFKRSLSAGILDGGAGEVSLGGSRLNRFMKDVENVTGRMGEAAEVAPAEEHAFESAAPNAGARSGGQGVAGDTGAVPMVPGEGRDRSAPATAHAAQDPWVTLAGLGRQLLGAFAAAHDNGAVHPWVERDAPSGRSSLKIPLPSPEMARELAAALARFIEAFQGCDSS encoded by the coding sequence CCGTGCGCGCCCCAAGAGGCGCGCGCCACCGAAGATCTCCCATACCCATAAACCCGCCGATCTCGCCCCCGTCGACTGGCAGCGCGCCTTGCGCCGGCAGTTCGGGCGCGAACAGGCGTTTCACTGGAAGAACATCGGGGATGAGGCGATATTCTCCGATTTTCAGGTCAGCAACCCGGCGAGCCGTTCCCGCTACCGTGTGACGATCCGTGGGCTGCAGCCAGGCGACAACCGCTGTTCCTGTCCCGATTTCGCCACCAACGAGCTCGGTACCTGCAAGCATATAGAATTCGTGCTCGCCAAACTCCTTAAGAAGCGCGGTGCCAAGGCCGCCTTCGCGCGCGGCTATCAGCCGGTGTTTTCGGAACTGGTTTTGCATAATGACGGTCGCCGCTCGGTCCGATTCCGGCCGGGGAGCGCGTGTCCCGCCGCCTTGCGCAAGGCGGCGGCGCGACTTTTCGCGCAACCCCGGGGCGATTTGCACCCCGATCGTGTGGATGATCTGGAGTCCTTCATGAATGCAGCGGCCAAGGCCGGCCACGAGCTGCGGGTCCCCGGCGAGGTCCTGGATTTCGTCGCCGGGTGGCGCGATGCCGCGCACCGCGCCCGGACCCTGGACCGGCTGTTCCCAAGGGGTGCCGCCGACTGGGGTCGCGCGCGGCTCACGAAGCTTGCCCTCTACCCCTATCAGGTCGAGGGCGCCTTGTTCGCGGCGCGCGCGGGGCGTGCGCTCATAGGCGATGAGATGGGGCTTGGCAAGACCGCGCAGGCGATTGCCGCCGCCGAGATCCTGGCGCGCCATTTCGGGGTCTCGCGCGTGCTCGTGGTCTGTCCGACGTCGCTCAAGTATCAGTGGCAGGGCGAGTTTTTGCGTTTTGCCGGGCGTAAGGCACGGGTGATCGCCGGGGGCCGCGCGCAACGACAGAAGGATTACGCCCGCGACGACTTTTGCAAGATCACCAATTACGAAAAGCTCGATCCAGACCTCGATCTCATTACCGGCTGGGCGCCGGAACTCGTCATAGTCGACGAGGCGCAGCGTATTAAGAACTGGAACACGATTGCGGCACGGGCCTTGAAGCGCATCGACAGTCCCTATGCCGTCGTACTCACGGGGACGCCGCTCGAGAACAAGCTCGAGGAGCTGATCTCCATCGTGCAATATGTCGATCAGCACAGACTCGGACCGACCTGGAGACTTTTGCACGAGCACCAGGTGCGCGACGAGGCCGGGCGCGTCATCGGTTACGCCGGTCTCGACACGATCGGCAAGACGCTCGCACCTATCATGATCCGGCGGCGCAAGGCCGAGGTCCTGCGCCAGCTCCCGGAGCGGACCGACAGCACCATCCTCGTCCCCATGACCGAGGCGCAGATGCGCTACCACGAGGACAACGCCGATATCGTCGCGCGCATCGTCCAGCGTTGGCGCAAGACGCGCTTTCTGTCGGATACGGATCAAAGGCGCCTGACCTGCGCGCTGCAGAACATGCGCATGGCGTGCAACAGCACCTATCTGCTCGATCAGGAGAGCGACCATGGCGTGAAGGCCGATGAGGTGGCGGCGCTGGTGGATGACCTTGCCGCGCAAGACGCCAAGGCCGTCATCTTCTCGCAGTGGACGCGCAGTCATGACATCGTCATCCGCAGGCTCAAGGCCCGCGGCCTGGGTTACGTGAGCTTTCATGGCGGGGTGCCCTCGGAGAAGCGCCCGGCACTCGTGCAGCGATTTCGCGATGATGCGGATTGCCGGGTCTTTCTGTCCACGGATGCCGGCAGCACCGGCCTCAACCTGCAGCATGCCACCACGCTCATCAACATGGATCTGCCCTGGAATCCGGCGATCCTCGAGCAGCGTATCGCGCGCATCCACCGCATGGGACAGAAACGTCCGGTGCGCATCGTGAATCTCGTGGCCAAGGGGACCATCGAGGAGGGCATGCTGGGGGTGCTTGCCTTCAAGCGCTCGCTCTCGGCTGGCATTCTGGATGGAGGGGCAGGCGAGGTATCGCTTGGCGGCTCGCGCCTCAACCGATTCATGAAGGACGTGGAGAACGTCACCGGGCGCATGGGGGAGGCCGCGGAGGTGGCACCTGCCGAGGAGCACGCCTTCGAGTCCGCGGCGCCGAATGCGGGTGCGAGATCGGGCGGGCAGGGTGTCGCCGGTGATACCGGGGCGGTGCCGATGGTCCCGGGGGAGGGGCGTGACCGGTCCGCGCCTGCCACGGCGCACGCCGCGCAGGATCCCTGGGTGACCCTCGCGGGTCTCGGCCGTCAGTTGCTCGGCGCCTTTGCCGCCGCTCACGACAATGGTGCCGTCCATCCCTGGGTTGAGCGCGACGCGCCAAGCGGCCGGTCCTCGCTCAAAATCCCGTTACCGTCACCGGAGATGGCGCGTGAACTGGCGGCTGCGCTGGCGCGGTTCATCGAGGCATTCCAGGGTTGCGACTCCTCGTGA